A part of Variovorax sp. HW608 genomic DNA contains:
- a CDS encoding amidase, which translates to MRPDLHAARLALMTGASDARTEMEHSIATAESAVCEHVFTRKLFEEARREAAAAWAGQPLAGLAFTAKDLFDVAGQPTPAGSAVLSHAPAAKADAVAVARLRAAGGALLARTNMTEFAFSGVGINPHHGTPASPSDPGTPRIPGGSSSGAAVSVAAGAAFIGLGSDTGGSIRIPAALNGIVGFKNTARLVPTDGALPLSTTLDTVCAMTRSVRDAITAHEILSSRRVTAGNASLATYRFAVSKDLFQNGMDAVVAGAFERTLRTLRNAGAQITEISLPALADLPAINATGGFSAAESYAWHRHLLERSGAGYDPRVAQRILKGATMKAHEYIDLCHARRHWIARMEQALAPFDAVLSPTVPITAPTIASVAPGPERDDEFFRINALLLRNPSVVNMLDGCAISIPCHATGELPVGLMIWHAALHDDAVLAAALQAERALGSR; encoded by the coding sequence ATGCGCCCCGATCTGCACGCCGCCCGCCTCGCCCTCATGACGGGCGCTTCCGACGCACGCACCGAAATGGAGCACTCCATCGCCACGGCCGAGTCGGCCGTCTGCGAGCATGTCTTCACGCGCAAGCTGTTCGAAGAGGCCCGGCGCGAGGCTGCGGCCGCCTGGGCCGGGCAGCCCCTGGCCGGGCTTGCTTTCACCGCCAAGGACCTTTTCGACGTCGCCGGCCAGCCCACGCCGGCCGGCTCCGCCGTGCTCTCCCATGCGCCGGCAGCGAAGGCCGACGCGGTCGCGGTCGCCCGCCTTCGTGCTGCCGGGGGCGCTCTTCTAGCCCGGACCAACATGACGGAGTTCGCCTTCTCGGGCGTCGGGATCAATCCGCATCACGGAACGCCGGCCAGCCCGTCCGATCCCGGCACGCCGCGGATTCCGGGCGGCTCGTCCTCCGGCGCCGCCGTGTCCGTCGCCGCCGGGGCGGCGTTCATCGGGCTGGGCTCGGACACCGGCGGTTCGATCCGGATTCCCGCCGCGCTCAACGGGATCGTCGGCTTCAAGAACACCGCGCGGCTCGTTCCCACCGACGGCGCCCTCCCGCTCTCGACGACGCTCGACACGGTCTGCGCGATGACGCGGTCCGTCCGCGATGCGATCACGGCGCACGAGATCCTCTCGAGCCGCCGCGTCACCGCAGGAAACGCATCCCTGGCAACCTACCGGTTCGCGGTTTCGAAGGATCTTTTCCAGAACGGGATGGACGCCGTCGTGGCCGGTGCCTTCGAGCGGACCCTGCGCACGCTGCGCAACGCCGGCGCGCAGATCACCGAAATCAGCCTGCCGGCGCTGGCCGATCTGCCGGCGATCAACGCGACCGGCGGCTTCTCCGCCGCCGAGTCCTACGCCTGGCACCGCCATCTGCTCGAACGCAGCGGCGCGGGTTACGACCCGCGGGTCGCGCAGCGCATCCTCAAGGGCGCGACCATGAAGGCGCATGAGTACATCGATCTCTGCCACGCCCGGAGGCACTGGATCGCCCGCATGGAACAGGCGCTGGCCCCCTTCGACGCCGTGCTGTCGCCGACCGTGCCGATCACGGCCCCGACCATCGCCAGCGTGGCGCCGGGGCCGGAGCGCGACGACGAATTCTTCCGCATCAATGCGCTGCTTCTGCGCAACCCTTCCGTCGTCAACATGCTCGACGGTTGCGCGATCTCGATCCCCTGCCACGCCACCGGCGAGCTGCCGGTCGGCCTGATGATCTGGCACGCCGCGCTTCACGACGACGCGGTGCTGGCCGCCGCGCTGCAGGCCGAACGCGCGCTCGGCAGCCGGTAG
- the rpsB gene encoding 30S ribosomal protein S2: protein MSTTMREMLEAGVHFGHQTRFWNPKMAPYIFGHRNKIHIINLEKSLPMFQEAMKYAKQLTANRGTILMVGTKRQAREIVAAEARRAGVPYVDTRWLGGMLTNFKTVKTSIKRLKDMKAQLEAGLDSLSKKEQLTFTREIEKLEKDIGGIQDMTALPDAIFVIDVGYHKIAVAEAKKLGIPLIGVVDSNHSPEGIDYVIPGNDDSSKAVTLYARGIADAILEGRASAASDVVKAVSEGSGDEFVEVEEGASA from the coding sequence ATGTCGACCACCATGCGCGAAATGCTGGAAGCCGGCGTCCATTTCGGACACCAGACCCGCTTCTGGAACCCCAAGATGGCCCCGTACATCTTCGGTCACCGCAACAAGATTCACATCATCAACCTGGAAAAGTCGCTCCCGATGTTCCAGGAAGCGATGAAGTACGCCAAGCAGCTCACCGCCAACCGCGGCACGATCCTGATGGTCGGCACCAAGCGCCAGGCCCGTGAAATCGTCGCTGCCGAGGCGCGCCGCGCCGGCGTTCCCTACGTCGACACCCGCTGGCTCGGCGGCATGCTGACGAACTTCAAGACCGTCAAGACCTCGATCAAGCGCCTGAAGGACATGAAGGCCCAGCTCGAAGCCGGTCTCGACAGCCTGAGCAAGAAGGAGCAGCTCACCTTCACGCGCGAAATCGAGAAGCTCGAGAAGGACATCGGCGGCATCCAGGACATGACCGCGCTGCCGGACGCGATCTTCGTGATCGACGTGGGCTACCACAAGATCGCCGTGGCCGAAGCCAAGAAGCTGGGCATTCCGCTGATCGGCGTGGTGGATTCCAACCACTCGCCCGAAGGCATCGACTACGTGATCCCGGGCAACGACGACTCGTCCAAGGCGGTCACCCTGTACGCCCGTGGCATCGCCGATGCGATCCTCGAAGGCCGTGCAAGCGCCGCGAGCGACGTGGTCAAGGCGGTGTCCGAAGGCAGCGGCGATGAGTTCGTCGAGGTCGAAGAGGGCGCTTCCGCCTGA
- the tsf gene encoding translation elongation factor Ts — protein sequence MATITASMVAELRAKTDAPMMECKKALTEADGNMEKAEELLRIKLGNKAGKASSRITAEGVVAAYAEGDAGAIVEINCETDFVSKNDSFLALANAAAMLVAKHNPADLAALGALPYEQDTFGPTLEDVRKGLIGKIGENMTFRRFKRFAGNGKLASYLHGTRIGVMVEFEGDATAAKDVAMHVAAMKPVAISSADVPAELIEKERAVAAGKAEEDRKAAEAAGKQPQPADIVAKRIEGSVQKYLKEVSLHNQSFVKNDKQTVEQMLKGANTTIKSFTLYVVGEGIEKKVDDFAAEVAAQVAAAKAAAA from the coding sequence ATGGCAACAATCACCGCAAGCATGGTCGCCGAGCTGCGCGCCAAGACCGACGCTCCGATGATGGAGTGCAAGAAGGCGCTGACCGAAGCCGACGGCAACATGGAAAAGGCCGAAGAGCTGCTGCGCATCAAGCTGGGCAACAAGGCTGGCAAGGCTTCGAGCCGCATCACGGCCGAAGGCGTGGTCGCCGCCTATGCCGAAGGCGATGCCGGCGCGATCGTCGAGATCAACTGCGAAACCGACTTCGTCTCCAAGAACGACAGCTTCCTGGCCCTGGCCAACGCCGCGGCCATGCTGGTCGCCAAGCACAACCCCGCGGACCTGGCAGCGCTCGGTGCGCTGCCGTACGAGCAGGACACCTTCGGTCCGACGCTCGAGGACGTCCGCAAGGGCCTGATCGGCAAGATCGGCGAGAACATGACCTTCCGCCGCTTCAAGCGCTTCGCCGGCAACGGCAAGCTGGCGTCGTACCTGCACGGCACCCGCATCGGCGTGATGGTCGAGTTCGAGGGTGACGCGACGGCCGCCAAGGACGTCGCGATGCACGTCGCCGCCATGAAGCCGGTGGCGATCTCGTCGGCCGACGTCCCGGCCGAACTGATCGAGAAGGAACGCGCGGTCGCGGCCGGCAAGGCGGAAGAAGACCGCAAGGCCGCCGAAGCCGCCGGCAAGCAGCCCCAGCCCGCGGACATCGTTGCCAAGCGCATCGAAGGCAGCGTGCAGAAGTACCTCAAGGAAGTGTCGCTGCACAACCAGTCCTTCGTGAAGAACGACAAGCAGACCGTCGAGCAGATGCTCAAGGGTGCCAACACCACGATCAAGTCGTTCACGCTGTACGTGGTCGGCGAAGGCATCGAGAAGAAGGTCGACGACTTCGCGGCCGAAGTGGCGGCCCAGGTCGCCGCTGCAAAGGCCGCTGCCGCCTGA
- the pyrH gene encoding UMP kinase, whose product MPETRPAHKRILLKLSGEALMGDDAFGINRATIVRMVGEVAEVVNMGVEVAVVIGGGNIFRGVAGGSVGMDRATADYMGMLATVMNSLALADAMNKQGLIARVMSAIAIEQVVEPYVRPKALQYLEEGKVVIFAAGTGNPFFTTDTAAALRGAEIGAELVLKATKVDGVYTADPKKDLSATRYSRLSFDEAIAQNLGIMDATAFALCRDQNLPIKVFSIFKNGALKRVVMGEDEGTLVHA is encoded by the coding sequence ATGCCAGAAACCCGCCCGGCCCACAAGCGAATCTTGTTGAAGCTGTCGGGAGAGGCGTTGATGGGGGACGACGCATTCGGCATCAACCGCGCGACGATCGTTCGCATGGTGGGTGAGGTCGCCGAGGTCGTGAACATGGGCGTCGAGGTCGCCGTCGTCATCGGCGGCGGCAACATCTTCCGCGGCGTCGCGGGCGGCTCGGTCGGCATGGATCGCGCCACGGCCGACTACATGGGCATGCTCGCGACCGTCATGAACTCGCTGGCCCTTGCGGACGCGATGAACAAGCAGGGCTTGATCGCCCGGGTGATGTCGGCGATCGCGATCGAGCAGGTGGTGGAACCCTACGTCCGTCCCAAGGCCCTCCAGTACCTGGAGGAAGGCAAGGTCGTGATCTTCGCCGCCGGGACCGGCAACCCTTTCTTTACCACCGATACCGCCGCGGCCCTGCGCGGCGCCGAAATCGGCGCCGAACTGGTGCTGAAGGCGACCAAGGTCGATGGCGTCTATACGGCGGACCCCAAGAAGGACCTGAGCGCGACCCGCTATTCGCGCCTGAGTTTCGACGAAGCCATCGCGCAGAATCTCGGCATCATGGACGCCACGGCCTTCGCGCTGTGCCGCGACCAGAACCTGCCGATCAAGGTGTTCTCGATCTTCAAGAACGGTGCGCTCAAGCGTGTCGTGATGGGCGAGGACGAAGGCACGCTGGTGCATGCCTGA
- the frr gene encoding ribosome recycling factor, whose amino-acid sequence MTIAEIRNTTDAKMNQSLAAFQHNLTKIRTGRANPQLLDSIHVDYYGSSVPLSQVANVSLIDSRTISVQPWEKGMGAKIEKAIRESDLGLNPASMGDLIRVPMPPMSEERRKEMTKLVRNEGETAKIATRNLRRDANDAIKKLVKDKLASEDDQKRAEAEIQKVTDRHIAEIDRLVVAKEAEIMAV is encoded by the coding sequence ATGACCATCGCAGAAATCCGGAACACGACGGACGCCAAGATGAATCAATCGCTGGCGGCGTTCCAACACAACCTGACCAAGATCCGCACGGGGCGTGCCAATCCGCAGCTGCTCGACTCCATCCACGTCGACTACTACGGCTCCAGCGTGCCGCTGTCGCAGGTGGCCAATGTGTCGCTGATCGATTCCCGCACGATCAGCGTCCAGCCCTGGGAAAAGGGCATGGGCGCCAAGATCGAGAAGGCGATTCGCGAGAGCGACCTGGGCCTCAACCCGGCATCGATGGGCGATCTGATCCGCGTGCCGATGCCGCCCATGAGCGAGGAGCGCCGCAAGGAGATGACCAAGCTCGTCCGCAACGAGGGCGAAACGGCCAAGATCGCGACGCGCAACCTGCGCCGTGATGCCAACGACGCGATCAAGAAGCTGGTCAAGGACAAGCTGGCCTCCGAAGACGACCAGAAGCGCGCCGAAGCCGAGATCCAGAAGGTGACCGATCGCCACATCGCGGAAATCGACCGCCTCGTGGTGGCGAAGGAAGCCGAGATCATGGCGGTCTGA
- the uppS gene encoding polyprenyl diphosphate synthase, producing the protein MSAAPAVPHHIAIVMDGNGRWATRRFLPRVAGHKQGVESLRRCVKACAARGVSVLTVFAFSSENWNRPVEEVSGLMDLMVVALGREVPRLMQDGVRLHFIGERGGLSEKIAAGLAQAEAATAHNSRLVLNVCFNYGGRWDIARAAAQLAARGEALTEANLDAAMALSHVPDPDLFIRTGGEQRLSNFLLWQSAYAELFFSDRLWPEFDEAALDEAIAAYQNRERRYGQTSAQVRAATRPDQQAA; encoded by the coding sequence ATGAGCGCAGCGCCCGCCGTTCCCCATCACATTGCGATCGTCATGGACGGGAACGGCCGTTGGGCGACACGTCGCTTTCTGCCGCGCGTCGCCGGGCACAAGCAGGGCGTCGAGTCCTTGCGGCGCTGCGTCAAAGCGTGCGCCGCCCGCGGGGTCTCGGTGCTCACCGTCTTCGCGTTCTCGTCCGAAAACTGGAATCGTCCGGTCGAAGAGGTTTCGGGACTGATGGACCTGATGGTCGTGGCCCTCGGGCGCGAGGTGCCCAGGCTCATGCAGGACGGCGTCCGGCTGCACTTCATCGGCGAGCGCGGCGGCTTGTCCGAGAAGATCGCGGCGGGCCTGGCGCAGGCGGAGGCGGCCACGGCGCACAACTCGCGCCTGGTCCTCAATGTGTGCTTCAACTACGGCGGGCGCTGGGACATCGCGCGCGCCGCGGCACAGCTGGCGGCCCGGGGCGAAGCGCTGACCGAGGCCAACCTCGATGCGGCGATGGCCCTGTCGCACGTTCCCGATCCCGACCTGTTCATCCGCACGGGCGGCGAGCAACGCCTCTCGAACTTCCTTCTCTGGCAAAGCGCCTACGCCGAGCTGTTCTTCAGCGATCGCCTGTGGCCCGAGTTCGACGAGGCCGCGCTGGACGAGGCCATCGCGGCCTACCAGAACCGCGAGCGCCGCTACGGTCAGACCTCCGCACAGGTTCGGGCAGCGACGCGCCCCGACCAGCAAGCTGCTTGA
- a CDS encoding phosphatidate cytidylyltransferase codes for MLKQRIITAVVLLAILLPALFYPSPVPFACVMLALIAAAGWEWGRLNGYGSRVSLFLGAEIAVLCALSWWLGLLESSLLPVWIVASAGWVLGGAALLRVAVPGWPRIPRGLRLVVGQLALWVAWLAAVQARVVGINFLLSILVLVWVADVFAYFSGRAFGLKFTRNKLAPTISPGKSWEGVWGGMAGVVVLALAWAWSDSALRAGVASLYTRLAERGWWLLVIGVIFLAAMSVVGDLVESLIKRSAGAKDSSALLPGHGGVLDRVDALLPTLPIAMMLAFL; via the coding sequence ATGCTCAAACAACGCATCATCACCGCCGTCGTCCTGCTGGCGATCCTGCTGCCTGCGCTTTTCTATCCGTCCCCCGTCCCTTTCGCCTGCGTGATGCTGGCGCTGATCGCCGCCGCCGGCTGGGAGTGGGGGCGACTCAACGGTTACGGTTCGCGCGTCTCGCTGTTTCTCGGCGCCGAGATCGCCGTGCTTTGCGCGCTCTCGTGGTGGCTGGGCCTGCTCGAGAGCTCCCTGCTTCCGGTGTGGATCGTGGCCAGTGCCGGGTGGGTGCTGGGGGGCGCGGCGCTGCTGCGCGTCGCGGTCCCGGGATGGCCGCGCATTCCGCGGGGGCTGCGCCTCGTGGTTGGACAACTCGCGCTGTGGGTCGCATGGCTGGCCGCGGTGCAGGCGCGGGTCGTCGGGATCAACTTTCTCCTTTCCATCCTCGTGCTGGTCTGGGTGGCGGATGTCTTCGCGTATTTCTCCGGCCGGGCCTTCGGGCTCAAGTTCACGCGAAACAAGCTCGCGCCGACCATCAGTCCCGGAAAGAGCTGGGAAGGCGTCTGGGGCGGCATGGCCGGCGTGGTCGTTCTGGCCCTGGCCTGGGCCTGGAGCGATTCGGCCCTGCGGGCCGGCGTCGCGAGCCTGTACACCCGTCTTGCCGAGCGAGGCTGGTGGCTGCTCGTGATCGGCGTAATATTCCTGGCGGCGATGAGCGTGGTCGGCGACCTGGTCGAATCGCTGATCAAGCGCAGTGCCGGTGCCAAGGACAGCAGCGCCTTGCTGCCAGGGCACGGCGGCGTACTTGATCGGGTCGACGCGCTGCTGCCGACGCTGCCCATTGCAATGATGTTGGCTTTCCTGTGA